The Pseudomonadota bacterium genome has a segment encoding these proteins:
- a CDS encoding four helix bundle suffix domain-containing protein yields the protein MSERDERARRDDRKRRETFADARGRGFIPPHGGYRGLLSYRRAEIVYDATIRFCARYYRQRDRTVDQMVQAARSGKQNIAEASAASGTSKEMEIKLTNVARASLAELLEDYRDILRVRGIPEWTRDHPYALRLAQLVRSPGAGYETLRRAVEHPDPAISVNAIIGLVKITHALLWRQIQRLQADFVEDGGLRERMTRARLAYRKER from the coding sequence ATGAGTGAAAGGGACGAAAGGGCCAGAAGGGACGACAGGAAGAGGAGAGAAACGTTCGCGGATGCTCGCGGGCGTGGCTTCATTCCTCCGCACGGTGGGTACCGCGGATTGCTCTCCTATCGGAGGGCCGAAATCGTCTACGACGCGACGATCCGATTCTGCGCGCGTTACTACAGGCAGCGCGACCGGACGGTCGATCAGATGGTGCAGGCTGCGCGCTCGGGGAAACAGAACATCGCCGAGGCCAGCGCCGCGTCCGGCACATCGAAAGAGATGGAGATCAAGCTCACCAACGTCGCGCGGGCGAGCCTCGCGGAGCTGCTGGAGGACTATCGCGACATCCTTCGCGTCCGCGGGATCCCAGAATGGACCAGGGATCACCCGTATGCTCTACGGCTGGCGCAGCTCGTGCGTTCACCAGGAGCCGGTTACGAGACCCTCCGGCGCGCCGTCGAGCATCCGGATCCGGCGATCTCCGTCAACGCGATCATCGGCCTCGTGAAAATCACGCATGCTCTGCTTTGGAGGCAGATCCAGCGGCTTCAAGCGGACTTCGTAGAGGA